A part of Bartonella quintana genomic DNA contains:
- the holA gene encoding DNA polymerase III subunit delta, whose translation MAQKKAHEVDHFLTRFARSFPIVLIYGPDRGLVCERVQRFVKLTQIAVEDPFSTVRLDAAEIDKDPARLVDEARTLSLFGGDRLIWVSNGAHQKNFLAVLKILIKEPPEKSFILIEAGDLKKGTGLRNIIESASIAMALPCFADDIRALDTLVNEVLDHFKMTISLDARKWLLHHLGGDHLVSRGELEKLCLYALEKTHIALEDVKAVVSDVSALSQDEVIDAVLLGDIAGFEAHFSRHATLQNALFFILNTAQRHFQQLQLLRYQIDVEGKSAFTVISQAQPPIFFQRKKTIEHALNYWGMEQISYAMERLQGAVLESRKNPLLGEAIIRQAFLALAIIARRQMTTLNIELSL comes from the coding sequence TTGGCTCAAAAAAAAGCGCATGAAGTTGATCACTTTCTAACGCGCTTTGCGCGTTCTTTTCCTATTGTTCTCATTTACGGGCCTGATCGTGGCCTTGTTTGCGAGCGTGTACAACGTTTTGTTAAGCTCACACAGATAGCTGTAGAAGATCCTTTTTCGACTGTTCGTTTGGATGCTGCTGAAATTGATAAAGATCCTGCTCGATTGGTAGATGAGGCGCGTACTTTATCGCTTTTTGGGGGTGATCGTTTGATATGGGTGTCTAACGGCGCTCATCAAAAAAACTTCCTTGCAGTGCTTAAGATTTTAATAAAAGAACCACCAGAGAAAAGTTTTATTCTTATTGAGGCAGGTGATCTCAAAAAAGGGACAGGGCTACGGAATATTATTGAATCGGCGTCAATCGCGATGGCTTTGCCCTGTTTTGCGGATGATATCCGTGCCCTTGATACATTAGTTAATGAAGTTTTGGATCATTTTAAGATGACCATTTCTTTGGATGCACGAAAGTGGTTGCTCCATCATTTGGGAGGGGATCATCTTGTTTCGCGTGGTGAATTAGAAAAGCTCTGTCTTTATGCTTTAGAGAAAACACATATTGCTCTTGAGGATGTGAAAGCTGTGGTAAGCGATGTTAGTGCGCTTTCTCAAGATGAAGTGATCGACGCTGTTTTATTGGGAGATATAGCAGGTTTTGAAGCGCATTTTAGCCGACATGCAACACTACAAAATGCACTTTTTTTTATTTTGAATACTGCGCAAAGACACTTTCAACAATTACAGCTTTTACGCTATCAAATAGATGTTGAGGGTAAAAGTGCTTTTACAGTGATCTCACAAGCGCAGCCACCAATTTTTTTTCAGCGGAAAAAGACAATTGAACATGCTTTGAACTATTGGGGTATGGAACAAATTTCTTATGCCATGGAACGCCTCCAAGGTGCTGTTTTAGAGAGCCGTAAAAATCCACTTTTGGGGGAAGCGATCATTCGTCAAGCTTTTTTGGCACTAGCAATTATTGCGCGCCGCCAAATGACTACTTTAAATATTGAGCTGTCTTTATGA
- a CDS encoding Na+/H+ antiporter subunit E has translation MKYFCPFPFFGAAIVFMWLTLNGFNLGQLLLGIIIALFVGWMRQLLEPEKITIRSWWAVFRLIFRVFIDSISSNVSVAWFVLTKRSREQQSGFIVVPLLLESRIALAVLVCILSATPGAVWIAYNRKNGELLLHVLNLKNRYNYQQLIKQRYEQLLLEIFS, from the coding sequence ATGAAATATTTTTGTCCTTTCCCTTTTTTCGGTGCGGCAATTGTTTTTATGTGGCTGACTTTAAATGGTTTTAATTTGGGTCAATTGCTTTTAGGCATTATAATTGCTTTGTTTGTTGGTTGGATGAGGCAGCTTCTTGAACCGGAAAAGATCACTATTAGAAGTTGGTGGGCGGTTTTTCGTCTCATTTTTCGAGTATTTATAGATTCTATATCCTCAAATGTTTCAGTAGCTTGGTTTGTTTTAACAAAAAGATCTCGAGAACAGCAGTCGGGTTTTATTGTGGTCCCTCTTTTGCTTGAAAGTCGCATTGCTTTGGCTGTTTTAGTTTGTATACTTTCAGCAACTCCTGGAGCTGTTTGGATTGCCTATAATAGAAAAAATGGTGAACTTTTGCTTCATGTCTTGAATTTAAAAAATAGATATAATTACCAACAGTTGATCAAACAACGGTATGAGCAACTGCTTTTGGAGATTTTCTCATGA
- a CDS encoding shikimate kinase, which yields MKTNHPEHIPITQIKKQLLSSLDKRALVLVGLMGAGKSVIGKRIATMLGLPFYDSDQEIEKAAQMTIIEFFKVYGESEFRALEQHVTLSLMKKSPLVLATGGGAYINKDIRQVINKNGISIWLKADLDILMKRVSRHPTRPLLQTANPKETMKKLMEQRYPIYAKANLTINSYKESRHTVAQNVIRSVQNYIYTEINDRNNQHANQDRHC from the coding sequence ATGAAAACTAATCATCCCGAACATATCCCGATAACACAAATAAAAAAGCAGCTTTTATCGTCTCTTGATAAACGAGCACTTGTACTTGTTGGTCTTATGGGTGCAGGCAAATCAGTAATCGGAAAACGCATTGCTACCATGCTCGGTTTGCCCTTCTACGATTCTGACCAGGAAATTGAAAAAGCTGCACAAATGACAATCATTGAATTTTTTAAAGTTTATGGTGAATCAGAATTCCGTGCTCTTGAACAGCATGTTACTCTAAGCCTCATGAAAAAAAGTCCTCTTGTTTTAGCAACAGGTGGCGGTGCCTACATAAATAAAGATATCCGACAAGTCATTAATAAAAATGGTATATCTATATGGCTCAAAGCAGATCTTGATATTCTCATGAAACGTGTTTCGCGACACCCAACGCGACCACTCCTTCAAACAGCAAACCCTAAAGAAACCATGAAAAAACTCATGGAACAACGCTACCCTATCTATGCAAAAGCAAACTTAACAATTAACAGTTATAAGGAAAGCCGCCATACTGTAGCACAAAATGTTATACGGTCTGTACAGAACTACATCTATACAGAAATTAACGATAGGAATAACCAGCATGCAAACCAAGACCGTCACTGTTAA
- a CDS encoding acetyl-CoA carboxylase carboxyltransferase subunit alpha: MYNYLNFEKPVADLDGKILELKKISQEEGSLDMRDEIARLEMRSQTALRDIYKKLSPWQKTQVARHPDRPHFMDYSARLLSDVTPLAGDRKFAEDEAIQAGFARFKGEAIAYIGQEKGHDTQTRLRYNFGSARPEGYRKAVRIMEMADRFGLPLLTFVDTAGAYPGVSAEERGQAEAIAQSTAATLRLKVPVVSVVIGEGGSGGAIAIAAANKVYMLEHAIYSVISPEGAASILWRDPTRAKDAAMNLRITAQDLYQLKIIDGIIPEPLGGAHRDKEAVIDATGNIISVALESMIGKEGQALKQERWEKYLQIGRSLT; encoded by the coding sequence ATGTATAATTATCTTAATTTTGAAAAACCGGTTGCTGATCTCGATGGGAAAATTCTTGAATTAAAAAAGATTTCTCAAGAAGAAGGCAGTCTTGATATGAGAGACGAGATCGCGCGTCTTGAAATGCGTTCCCAAACGGCATTGCGTGATATTTATAAAAAATTATCGCCGTGGCAAAAAACACAAGTAGCTCGCCACCCTGATCGTCCCCATTTTATGGATTATTCTGCACGACTATTGAGTGATGTCACACCTTTGGCAGGAGACCGCAAGTTTGCTGAAGATGAGGCTATTCAGGCGGGGTTCGCACGCTTTAAAGGTGAAGCAATCGCTTACATAGGTCAGGAGAAGGGTCACGATACGCAAACACGTTTGCGCTATAATTTTGGTTCTGCGCGTCCAGAAGGATATCGTAAAGCTGTACGTATCATGGAAATGGCTGACCGTTTTGGTTTGCCACTCCTGACTTTTGTCGATACGGCAGGCGCTTATCCTGGTGTGAGTGCTGAAGAACGCGGTCAAGCAGAAGCAATTGCTCAATCAACAGCAGCAACTTTGCGCTTAAAAGTTCCAGTTGTTTCGGTTGTTATTGGAGAAGGAGGATCAGGTGGGGCGATCGCAATTGCTGCGGCCAACAAAGTTTATATGTTGGAGCATGCGATTTATTCTGTTATTTCACCAGAAGGGGCCGCTTCTATTTTATGGCGTGACCCAACCCGCGCGAAAGATGCTGCAATGAATCTGCGTATTACCGCACAAGATCTGTACCAGTTAAAGATTATTGATGGCATTATTCCAGAGCCTCTGGGAGGAGCACATCGGGATAAAGAGGCTGTGATTGATGCGACAGGCAATATTATCTCTGTTGCTTTAGAATCTATGATTGGCAAAGAGGGCCAGGCTCTTAAACAAGAACGTTGGGAAAAATATCTTCAAATTGGTCGGTCTCTAACATAA
- a CDS encoding lysophospholipid acyltransferase family protein yields the protein MLILRSLLFTFAFYTTTFIQMILYAPIYFLLPRKKAWIVPKTWARVTLFLQKHIAGTNYEIEGLENLPNGAYIIAPKHQSAWETFSLIPYFDDPALILKRELTWIPFFGWYMAKTQIIPINRTTPIKALKTIIQKAKEKAKQERQILIFPEGTRRQPGQEPDYKPGIFALYNELGLQVVPIAHNAGLYWPRNNFRRYPGIIRVRILPPIEAGLSKSDFIERLVQKTEKACDELLLLAAQDSSPPPMPPCAIKKLQKLNHYEARH from the coding sequence GTGCTTATCCTTCGTTCCCTTCTTTTTACATTCGCTTTTTATACAACAACTTTCATACAAATGATTCTTTACGCTCCTATCTATTTTTTACTGCCACGCAAAAAAGCATGGATTGTGCCTAAAACATGGGCGCGCGTTACACTCTTTTTGCAAAAACACATTGCAGGTACAAACTACGAAATTGAAGGATTAGAAAATCTCCCGAACGGAGCCTATATCATCGCTCCAAAGCATCAATCCGCATGGGAAACCTTTAGTCTCATCCCTTATTTTGATGATCCCGCTCTCATTCTAAAACGTGAACTGACGTGGATTCCATTTTTTGGTTGGTACATGGCAAAAACACAAATTATCCCCATTAACCGAACAACCCCCATTAAAGCCTTGAAAACCATCATACAAAAAGCAAAAGAAAAAGCAAAACAAGAGCGCCAAATTTTGATCTTTCCCGAAGGGACACGTCGACAGCCAGGTCAAGAACCAGATTATAAACCAGGGATTTTTGCTCTCTACAATGAACTGGGACTTCAAGTTGTTCCCATTGCTCACAATGCCGGTTTATATTGGCCACGCAACAATTTTCGCCGCTATCCTGGAATAATCCGCGTTCGCATTCTTCCTCCTATAGAGGCTGGTTTAAGCAAAAGTGATTTTATAGAGCGACTTGTCCAAAAAACAGAAAAAGCCTGTGATGAATTGCTTTTATTAGCAGCACAAGATTCTAGCCCTCCACCTATGCCACCCTGTGCTATTAAAAAGCTTCAAAAACTGAATCACTATGAAGCAAGACATTAA
- the thiD gene encoding bifunctional hydroxymethylpyrimidine kinase/phosphomethylpyrimidine kinase, whose product MKLQVSQDTLFIPRILSIAGTDPSGGAGMQADLKAFSAMKAYGMSVVTAVVAQNTQGVRAFHALDASFVADQIDSVFEDIRVDAVKIGMVANAQIAQTIAERLAYHKARFIVFDPVMVAKSGDVLLKPDAIEIIRDVLVPLSTLITPNLPEAAMLLGREVRWSLDAMYQYGPQLLALGCGAVLLKGGHLNSLSHTNEANYDRSSPDLYCDSKEVMKLEAFRFITPNDHGTGCTIAAAIAALLPTEPLICAVKRAKDYLNNTLAASSALQVGKGRGPVHHFCELWNER is encoded by the coding sequence ATGAAATTACAGGTTAGCCAAGACACTCTTTTTATTCCACGGATTTTATCTATTGCAGGGACTGATCCTTCTGGTGGTGCTGGAATGCAAGCGGATTTGAAGGCTTTTTCAGCAATGAAAGCCTATGGCATGAGTGTGGTTACGGCTGTGGTTGCACAAAACACACAAGGTGTACGTGCTTTTCATGCATTGGATGCGTCTTTTGTTGCCGACCAAATTGATTCGGTTTTTGAAGATATTCGTGTTGATGCCGTTAAGATTGGTATGGTGGCAAATGCTCAAATTGCTCAAACTATTGCAGAGCGTTTAGCTTACCATAAAGCTCGTTTTATTGTTTTTGATCCGGTTATGGTGGCAAAAAGTGGTGATGTTCTTTTAAAGCCTGATGCGATTGAAATTATTCGTGATGTTCTTGTTCCTCTGTCAACTCTGATCACGCCGAATTTACCTGAGGCAGCTATGTTGTTGGGACGTGAAGTGAGATGGTCGTTAGACGCTATGTACCAATATGGTCCACAGCTTTTGGCACTTGGTTGTGGTGCGGTTTTATTAAAAGGTGGACATCTAAACAGCCTTTCTCATACAAATGAGGCCAATTACGATCGGTCCAGCCCAGATCTTTATTGTGATTCTAAGGAGGTTATGAAACTTGAAGCCTTCCGTTTCATAACCCCCAATGATCACGGTACAGGCTGTACGATTGCGGCTGCAATTGCAGCACTTTTGCCGACAGAGCCTTTAATTTGCGCGGTAAAAAGAGCAAAAGACTATCTCAATAATACTTTAGCGGCTTCAAGTGCTTTGCAAGTAGGGAAAGGACGTGGTCCGGTTCACCATTTTTGTGAATTATGGAACGAAAGATAA
- a CDS encoding MliC family protein, which translates to MKKTLHILGFFSALNLSLFSLTNAFAGSLILEVPDNPEPTTQTIAYQCDTGKSKKHVEAVYLNADNISLVDFKWKGDRVIAANVIADTGVKYAGAQYIWWKTNNEVMLYDLAHDPEEKKPILCKDQSTLLF; encoded by the coding sequence ATGAAAAAAACTTTACACATTTTAGGATTTTTCTCCGCTTTAAACCTATCACTCTTCAGCTTAACCAATGCCTTCGCTGGTTCTTTAATCCTTGAAGTACCAGACAATCCAGAACCAACAACACAGACCATTGCTTATCAGTGCGATACTGGAAAAAGTAAAAAGCATGTTGAAGCAGTCTATCTTAATGCTGATAATATTTCGTTGGTTGATTTCAAATGGAAAGGTGATCGCGTCATTGCCGCTAATGTCATTGCTGACACGGGAGTAAAATATGCAGGGGCCCAATACATCTGGTGGAAAACCAATAACGAAGTCATGCTTTATGATCTTGCTCATGACCCAGAAGAAAAAAAACCTATCCTCTGTAAAGATCAATCAACATTATTATTCTGA
- a CDS encoding MliC family protein codes for MKKKPFTIRFFVILSLSLFGSINAFADSLIIEIPDNPELITQTSSYQCDMETNKEHVEVTYLTAGNIALVDFKWKGKRIIGSNVIAASGAKYVGGPYIWWTKGNEALLYDLVNDPKEEKPIRCVEEKSTE; via the coding sequence ATGAAAAAAAAACCTTTTACTATACGATTTTTCGTCATTTTAAGTCTATCACTCTTCGGTTCAATCAATGCCTTTGCTGATTCTTTAATCATTGAGATACCAGATAATCCAGAGCTGATAACTCAGACAAGTTCTTATCAATGTGATATGGAAACAAACAAAGAGCATGTTGAAGTAACCTATCTCACTGCCGGCAACATTGCGTTAGTTGATTTCAAATGGAAAGGAAAGCGCATCATAGGTTCCAATGTCATTGCTGCTTCTGGAGCAAAATATGTGGGAGGTCCATATATTTGGTGGACAAAAGGAAACGAAGCCTTACTTTATGATCTCGTTAATGATCCAAAAGAAGAAAAGCCCATCCGCTGTGTAGAAGAAAAAAGCACGGAGTAA
- a CDS encoding K+/H+ antiporter subunit F: MSMMILYWGLFFSQFFLSVAMILALFRLIRGPRAQDRIVGLDALYITAILLFLTFDIRSGTTIYFVAALIIGLLGPVSSIALAKFLMRGEVIE, translated from the coding sequence ATGAGCATGATGATCCTTTATTGGGGGCTTTTCTTTTCGCAGTTTTTTTTAAGTGTGGCGATGATCCTTGCACTGTTTCGGTTGATTCGTGGTCCACGGGCGCAGGATCGGATCGTTGGTTTGGATGCTCTTTATATAACCGCTATTCTTTTGTTTCTTACATTCGATATTCGCTCAGGAACAACTATTTATTTTGTAGCGGCTCTCATTATTGGGCTTTTAGGTCCTGTTTCAAGTATCGCTTTGGCGAAGTTCTTAATGCGTGGAGAAGTTATTGAATGA
- the mnhG gene encoding monovalent cation/H(+) antiporter subunit G: MKDDVSLAVAIVITFFLILGSGLTLIGTIGLVRFSSFYERLHMLSVAASWGVGSILISSFLYSMLVDHHFVFHEILLMLFLLLTAPVASMLLSQAAAYRHHSDDQSEKPLALLLHQTEEKLPESEKTLCDESQ, from the coding sequence ATGAAGGATGATGTATCGCTTGCAGTCGCTATTGTTATCACTTTTTTCTTAATATTGGGATCTGGATTGACACTGATAGGAACGATAGGTTTAGTGCGTTTTTCCAGTTTTTATGAGCGTTTGCATATGCTTTCAGTGGCTGCAAGCTGGGGCGTTGGCAGCATTCTCATTTCTTCGTTTCTTTACTCAATGCTTGTGGATCATCATTTTGTTTTTCATGAAATATTGCTGATGCTTTTTTTGCTCCTAACAGCACCGGTCGCTTCCATGTTGCTCTCACAGGCAGCGGCTTATCGACACCACTCAGACGATCAGTCAGAAAAGCCGCTGGCTCTTTTATTACATCAGACAGAAGAAAAGCTTCCCGAATCAGAAAAAACATTATGTGATGAAAGCCAATAA
- the aroB gene encoding 3-dehydroquinate synthase — protein sequence MQTKTVTVKLDKHCYDIIIGPGLVAQAIWQIKHSLHKKDLHQTRFALVTDSNVASLHLDTLQAELTKNKIHTVPIIVEAGEQSKSFLTLQIVIDRILAARLERGDCVIAFGGGVIGDLGGFAASIIRRGMNFIQMPTTLLAQIDSSVGGKTGINSRYGKNLIGAFYQPQCVIADTCFLDTLPLREFRAGYAEIVKYGLISQPDFFEWLEKNWQKIFSNGPTRTEAIVRSCQFKADIVARDEHETGERALLNLGHTFGHMLETATAYDSSRLIHGEAVAIGMVLAHQFSAQLNLINPTLIQRVEAHLKAVGLPTQLKDIPGKLPEAETLMTLIAQDKKVSQNNLTFILTRGLGQSFIAKTVSPETVLAFLEQKLAEIR from the coding sequence ATGCAAACCAAGACCGTCACTGTTAAACTGGACAAGCACTGTTACGACATCATCATTGGTCCAGGTCTGGTCGCACAAGCTATTTGGCAGATTAAGCATTCGCTTCACAAAAAAGATCTTCATCAAACGCGTTTTGCACTTGTTACAGATAGCAATGTTGCATCTCTCCACTTAGATACATTACAAGCAGAATTAACAAAAAATAAAATCCATACTGTTCCAATTATTGTCGAAGCAGGCGAGCAATCAAAATCATTTTTAACTCTGCAAATCGTCATTGATAGAATTCTCGCTGCGCGTTTAGAAAGAGGCGACTGCGTCATTGCTTTTGGTGGTGGTGTCATTGGCGACCTAGGAGGGTTTGCCGCAAGTATTATACGCCGTGGAATGAACTTCATTCAAATGCCCACAACGCTTCTCGCACAAATTGACTCTTCTGTTGGGGGAAAAACGGGAATCAATAGCCGATATGGTAAAAATCTTATTGGCGCTTTTTATCAACCGCAATGCGTTATTGCTGACACGTGTTTCCTTGATACACTACCATTACGTGAATTTCGCGCTGGCTACGCGGAAATAGTCAAATACGGTCTTATTAGCCAGCCTGATTTTTTTGAGTGGCTCGAAAAAAATTGGCAAAAAATTTTTTCGAATGGCCCAACACGAACGGAAGCCATTGTCCGCTCATGTCAGTTTAAAGCTGACATTGTAGCACGCGACGAACACGAAACAGGAGAACGTGCATTATTAAACCTTGGTCATACATTTGGACACATGCTTGAAACAGCAACTGCTTACGACTCAAGCCGTTTAATCCACGGCGAAGCTGTAGCAATTGGGATGGTTCTAGCACACCAATTCTCTGCTCAACTAAATTTAATAAACCCCACCCTCATACAACGCGTTGAAGCACACCTCAAAGCAGTGGGATTGCCTACGCAGCTAAAAGATATCCCAGGGAAGCTCCCCGAGGCTGAAACATTGATGACTCTCATTGCGCAAGATAAAAAAGTTTCGCAAAACAATTTGACCTTCATCTTAACGCGCGGCCTTGGTCAATCATTTATTGCAAAAACTGTTTCACCAGAAACAGTTTTGGCTTTTCTGGAACAAAAATTGGCGGAAATTCGTTAA
- a CDS encoding L,D-transpeptidase family protein translates to MTFNRIFAACVLFAIGILTACKERLPASIRAKIEQPLPQEVQNKMVLHNIDPYAPIMMRFFKEENVAEIWKQSRSGPFVLVARYDICKWSGQLGPKYKEGDLQTPEGFYTISADQMNPYSKYYLSFNIGFPNLYDQAHGRTGSNLMVHGSCFSVGCYAMGDKNMAQIYAFARDAFRGGQKEFQLQAFPFRMTNANMERHSTDPHYQFWVMLKEGYDFFEENRKPPTVDVYKKRYVFSTNKTSISLIQ, encoded by the coding sequence ATGACATTCAATAGAATCTTCGCAGCATGTGTTTTGTTTGCAATTGGAATATTAACGGCATGCAAGGAAAGATTGCCGGCTTCTATTCGTGCTAAAATTGAGCAGCCGCTCCCCCAAGAAGTCCAAAATAAAATGGTTCTGCATAATATCGATCCCTATGCGCCGATTATGATGAGATTTTTTAAGGAAGAAAATGTTGCTGAAATTTGGAAACAGTCCCGTTCTGGGCCTTTTGTACTGGTGGCGCGCTATGACATTTGCAAATGGTCGGGTCAGCTTGGACCTAAATATAAGGAAGGGGATCTTCAGACACCGGAAGGCTTTTATACGATTAGCGCAGATCAAATGAATCCTTATTCGAAATATTATCTTTCTTTTAATATAGGATTTCCCAACCTTTATGATCAGGCGCATGGTCGTACAGGAAGCAATCTTATGGTACACGGTTCTTGCTTTTCCGTTGGTTGTTATGCCATGGGCGATAAGAATATGGCACAGATTTATGCTTTTGCACGGGATGCTTTTAGAGGTGGACAAAAAGAATTTCAATTGCAGGCTTTTCCTTTCCGGATGACCAACGCTAATATGGAGCGCCATAGCACTGATCCTCATTATCAATTCTGGGTTATGCTCAAAGAGGGTTATGATTTCTTTGAGGAGAATCGTAAGCCTCCAACAGTTGATGTTTATAAAAAGCGTTATGTTTTCAGTACTAATAAAACTTCAATTTCTTTAATACAGTGA
- a CDS encoding D-alanyl-D-alanine carboxypeptidase family protein, which produces MRQLLYNLFLSFILNLTSTIVLAQPFISVDVTTGRILEHNQAFERWYPASLTKLMTAYVIFRAMSIGKISSNKHITISEYAAKAPTYHSGYKAGSVLTLDTALSITMVKSANDLAIAMSEAVAGSQKAFVQQMNAEAQRLGMFGTHFTNASGLPDPHNYSTARDIALLAVQIRREFPQYAHYFSIPAIDFGNKRKIQPNSNNLIGRFDGIDGMKTGFICASGFNLVASATRNKRTIIAVILGSNTISEREEKAAQLLERGFLHQGSLQSTLATLEPYGTKMIQASDMRQQTCTPEAMKMHANSYDDQGNIILNSPFIAASPSSSLPLPVRLISTPQTPKIKRKPSIPRKKQANRRPMKKASSHTR; this is translated from the coding sequence ATGCGACAGCTCCTCTATAACTTGTTTTTGTCTTTCATTTTGAATTTGACGAGTACTATCGTTCTGGCGCAACCCTTTATCTCTGTTGATGTTACAACGGGACGCATCTTAGAACATAATCAAGCTTTTGAGCGCTGGTATCCTGCCTCCTTAACAAAATTAATGACCGCTTATGTTATTTTTCGCGCTATGAGCATAGGAAAAATTTCATCCAACAAACACATTACCATCAGCGAATATGCAGCGAAAGCTCCCACATATCATTCAGGCTATAAAGCTGGTTCTGTTCTTACACTTGATACAGCCTTAAGTATCACCATGGTTAAATCTGCCAATGATTTGGCCATTGCTATGAGTGAAGCGGTTGCTGGTTCACAAAAAGCTTTTGTGCAACAAATGAATGCCGAGGCTCAACGTTTAGGCATGTTTGGAACCCATTTTACCAATGCAAGTGGCTTACCAGACCCACATAATTACTCCACAGCACGCGATATTGCTCTTTTAGCAGTTCAGATTCGCCGGGAATTTCCTCAATATGCCCATTATTTTTCTATTCCAGCCATTGATTTTGGTAACAAACGAAAGATTCAGCCCAATTCAAATAACCTCATTGGTCGTTTTGATGGAATAGATGGCATGAAAACAGGCTTTATTTGTGCCTCTGGCTTTAACCTTGTTGCCTCAGCAACCCGCAATAAGCGCACAATTATTGCTGTTATTCTAGGATCTAACACCATAAGTGAAAGAGAAGAAAAAGCTGCACAACTTCTTGAAAGAGGTTTTTTGCATCAAGGATCGCTCCAATCAACACTAGCAACACTAGAACCCTATGGCACTAAAATGATACAAGCAAGCGATATGAGACAACAAACATGCACGCCTGAAGCCATGAAAATGCATGCGAATTCTTATGATGATCAAGGCAATATTATCCTTAATTCACCTTTTATCGCTGCTTCGCCTTCTTCTTCTCTTCCTTTACCTGTACGACTCATTAGCACGCCACAGACACCTAAAATCAAAAGAAAACCTTCTATTCCGCGTAAAAAACAAGCAAACCGCCGCCCTATGAAAAAGGCTTCAAGCCACACTCGATGA
- a CDS encoding site-specific tyrosine recombinase XerD, with product MKSNAVIDHFLEMMSAERGASTHTLAAYQHDLQWAQDELSLHSVSLFSAQKEDLIGLLSLMHILGFAASSQARRLSTLRQFYQFLYAEGMRVDDPSHDLDAPRQGRPLPKVISEDGVTKLLDLAQLEVNQADYGSKGHFRALRLQVLIEMLYATGLRISELVSLPVQAVRGKEYSILVRGKGKKERIVLLSKKACQVLSQWLSLRDQRKDAASPYLFPARSETGYIARQVVARELKGLARRAGIKSCGFSPHVLRHAFASHLLQNGADLRAVQHLLGHSDIATTQIYTHVLEAGLYRLVNEHHPLADEQRAQKVK from the coding sequence ATGAAAAGTAATGCTGTGATAGATCATTTTCTCGAGATGATGAGTGCGGAGCGAGGGGCTTCTACGCATACACTTGCAGCTTATCAGCATGATTTGCAATGGGCACAAGACGAATTGTCTTTGCACTCTGTTTCGCTTTTTTCAGCACAAAAAGAAGATTTAATTGGTCTTTTATCGCTCATGCATATTCTTGGTTTTGCAGCGTCTTCACAAGCGCGTCGTTTGTCGACTTTGCGTCAGTTTTATCAATTTCTTTATGCAGAGGGAATGAGAGTTGATGATCCCTCGCATGATCTTGATGCACCGCGTCAGGGGCGTCCTTTGCCCAAAGTTATAAGTGAGGATGGGGTGACAAAATTGCTTGATTTGGCGCAGTTGGAAGTCAATCAGGCAGATTATGGGTCCAAAGGTCATTTCCGCGCATTGCGTCTTCAGGTATTGATTGAAATGCTTTATGCAACAGGGCTGCGCATCAGTGAGTTGGTGAGTCTTCCGGTGCAGGCTGTCCGCGGGAAGGAGTACAGTATTTTAGTTCGCGGTAAGGGCAAAAAAGAACGTATAGTCCTCTTATCGAAAAAAGCATGCCAAGTTCTTTCACAGTGGTTGAGCTTGCGTGATCAGCGAAAGGATGCTGCGAGTCCTTATCTTTTTCCTGCGCGTTCAGAGACGGGATATATTGCTCGTCAGGTTGTTGCACGGGAGCTGAAAGGTCTTGCAAGAAGAGCAGGGATAAAAAGTTGTGGCTTTTCTCCCCATGTGTTGCGTCATGCTTTTGCTAGTCATCTTTTGCAAAATGGTGCTGATTTGCGTGCAGTTCAACATTTGTTAGGCCATTCTGATATCGCTACAACCCAGATTTATACACATGTTTTGGAAGCAGGACTTTATCGTTTAGTCAATGAGCATCATCCACTTGCTGACGAGCAGAGGGCGCAGAAAGTTAAGTAA